From a single Pseudalkalibacillus hwajinpoensis genomic region:
- a CDS encoding ParA family protein — protein sequence MANIIAVANQKGGVGKTTTSVNISACLAYLGRKVLLVDIDPQGNATSGVGIEKGGIEHCVYNILVDDMEAEDIIQETIVENLHVIPSTIQLAGAEIELVPTISRELRLKRALTKVEKKYDYIIIDCPPSLGLLTINSLTAANAVLIPVQCEYYALEGLSQLLNTVRLVQKHLNTDLKIEGVLLTMLDARTNLGIQVIEEVKKYFQEKVYRAIIPRNVRLSEAPSHGKPIIVYDPKSRGAEVYLELAKEVLDNG from the coding sequence TTGGCAAATATCATTGCTGTAGCGAATCAAAAAGGCGGGGTTGGAAAGACGACAACGTCGGTGAATATAAGTGCATGTCTCGCTTATCTTGGAAGGAAAGTTTTGCTTGTTGATATTGATCCTCAGGGAAATGCTACAAGTGGTGTTGGAATTGAAAAAGGGGGAATAGAACATTGTGTTTATAATATTCTCGTAGACGATATGGAAGCTGAAGATATCATCCAGGAGACAATTGTAGAAAATCTTCATGTTATTCCTTCAACTATTCAGCTTGCTGGTGCAGAAATTGAGCTTGTTCCGACCATTTCCCGGGAATTAAGGTTGAAACGAGCGCTAACGAAAGTTGAAAAAAAATATGATTATATTATAATAGATTGTCCTCCTTCACTTGGGTTGTTAACGATCAATTCTCTCACGGCTGCGAACGCAGTACTAATTCCTGTGCAGTGTGAATACTATGCGCTTGAAGGATTGAGTCAGCTGTTAAATACGGTTCGACTCGTGCAGAAACATTTAAATACCGATTTGAAAATTGAAGGTGTTCTGTTAACAATGCTTGATGCGAGGACGAATCTCGGCATTCAGGTAATCGAGGAAGTTAAAAAATATTTTCAAGAGAAAGTATACCGAGCTATTATCCCCCGTAATGTGCGATTAAGCGAAGCACCAAGTCACGGGAAACCAATTATTGTATACGATCCAAAATCTCGAGGCGCCGAAGTATATTTAGAACTTGCAAAGGAAGTGTTAGACAATGGCTAA